Genomic DNA from Deltaproteobacteria bacterium:
ACCGACTGTTAGTGATCTGTTATCATCTACTCAGTCGTCGGGTGCCCTATGCCGAACTGGGCACGGCCCCGCTCGATCAGGAGCAGGTGGCGCGACAGCGACGACGCCTTGTCGAGCAGCTGGTCGGTTTGGGAGTCAAGGTCACGATTGAAGAGGGGGCAGTGGTGGCCTAAGCAGGCAATTGTCAGAGCAGGGGAAAGCAGTGAAGGTGCAGGACGTGGGTCGTGAGCTGGGGGTACGCTATGTCGTAGAAGGGAGTGTCCGCAAAGCGGCCAACCGAGTGCGTGTCACGGCGCAGTTAATCGAGGCCGCCACTGGAGGACATTTATGGGCGCAGACCTATGATCGGGAGATGCAGGACATTTTTGCCGTGCAAGATGAAGTGACGCAAAAGATCATGTTCGCCCTCAAGGTCATGCTCACGCCAGAAGAACAAGCACGTTTTCGGCGGACTTCCACACGCGATTTGGAAGCTTATGACTACTTCTTGCGGGGGATGGAGCAATATTTGCGCTTCACAAAAGAGGCCAACGCCCAAGCGAGACAACTGTTTGAGAAGGCTATTTCGATAGACCCCAAGTATGCGGAGGCATACGCTTCACTAGCCGTTGTCCATTGGCAAGCTTGGATCTGGCAATGGAACCAGGACCCCCAGGGTGTTGATTGGGCCGTTGACTCAGCGCAAAGAGCTATCACCCTGAATGATTCCTTGGCCACAGCTCATGCCCTGTTGGGGAATTTCTATCTCTCTAAGAAACAGCACGACCAGGCTATTGCTGAAGGAGAACGAGCAATCCGCCTCGATCCGAATGATGCAGAAAGTTACGCGTGGTTGGGACAAATTCTCAATTATGCAGGGAGGCCAGCGGAAACGATTGGGTTGCTAGAAAAGGCGATGCGCCTCAATCCTCATTATCCTGAGTATTACCCCTCGATCTTAGGCTTTGCCTATCGATTGATTGGGCAGTACGAGGAAGCGGTTGCAGCTCAGAAGAGCGCGCTCTCTCGCAACCCTGACTTCTTGTCTGCCCACACAGTGCTGGCCGTTCTGTATAGTGAGTTAGGGCGAGAGGCAGAGGCCCGGGCTGAAGTGGCAGAGATGCTGAGGATCAGTCCTCAGTTCTCCCTGAAGGTGTATGGGCAGAGAGTGCCTTTCAAAAACCCAGCAGACCTCGAGCGATATCTTGCTGCCCTGCATAAGGCGGGGTTGAAGTGAGAACGCGGAAAAGGTACGCCTCATGAGAAGAAATGAGGGTGAAAATGACTATCGCCTGGCAAGACTATATCGAGAGCACCCCAACGGTACTACGGGGCAAACCGCGGATTAAAGGCACCCGGATTCCAGTGAGCCTGCTCCTTGGTTACCTGGCTGCTGGATACAATCCAGACCAAATCCTCGTGGAGTTTCCCGACCTGCGGCCCGAGCACATTGCCGCCTGCTTGGATTATGCACGGGAGTTAGCGAACTTTGAGGCAGCCGTCTGATGCCGTTACGCTTCTTTACCGATCACTGTGTTCCTAACGTCGTAATCCAGACACTCCGTACCGCTGGACATGAGGTAGTGATTCTCAAGGAACAAATCTCGCCCGATTCAGACGATCCTATTGTGATTGCGAAGGCACAAGAGCTGGAGGCGATCTTGGTGTCGTTGAACGGTGACTTTGCTGACATCGTGACATATCCACCGTCCAGCTACAAAGGTATCATCGCTCTTCAGGTGAAGGACCATCCCGAAGTGATTCCCCAACTCATGCAACGCCTCATGACGTATCTGTCCACTCATCCAGACATGAGCGACTACGAGGGGCAGTTATTGGTAGTGGAGGCACACAGGATCAGAATACGGAGATGATGGGTACAGAAGGATTCGAGAGATAGCCGTGGGCTAACAATCGCCTCCAGCGCGACCGCAGCCCGCGAGCGGCCCCTGCTGAACCTGAAAAGACACAGTTGGGCTGCGGTGGCTGAGGCGCGGCGTTAGGCTTCACACTCCCGGCCTGACATAAGGACAAAAATGTCCGTTATAATGGGCCATGACAGGCAATGAGTTCATTCGTAAAGTGAAGAAGCTAGGGAAGGAAAGAGGTGTAGCCGTGCAATTTGTGGTCCGACGCGGCAAAGGGAGTCACGGCACCCTATTTTATGGGGCGCAGTTTACCATCGTCCCGACTCCCAAGAATGAACTCAAGACCGGCACGTTGCACGCGATGCTCACGCAACTCGGATTGAAGAGCGAAGAGCTGTAGGAGACCCTATGGAACAGTTTGTGTACCCC
This window encodes:
- a CDS encoding tetratricopeptide repeat protein produces the protein MGRELGVRYVVEGSVRKAANRVRVTAQLIEAATGGHLWAQTYDREMQDIFAVQDEVTQKIMFALKVMLTPEEQARFRRTSTRDLEAYDYFLRGMEQYLRFTKEANAQARQLFEKAISIDPKYAEAYASLAVVHWQAWIWQWNQDPQGVDWAVDSAQRAITLNDSLATAHALLGNFYLSKKQHDQAIAEGERAIRLDPNDAESYAWLGQILNYAGRPAETIGLLEKAMRLNPHYPEYYPSILGFAYRLIGQYEEAVAAQKSALSRNPDFLSAHTVLAVLYSELGREAEARAEVAEMLRISPQFSLKVYGQRVPFKNPADLERYLAALHKAGLK
- a CDS encoding DUF433 domain-containing protein; this translates as MTIAWQDYIESTPTVLRGKPRIKGTRIPVSLLLGYLAAGYNPDQILVEFPDLRPEHIAACLDYARELANFEAAV
- a CDS encoding type II toxin-antitoxin system HicA family toxin codes for the protein MTGNEFIRKVKKLGKERGVAVQFVVRRGKGSHGTLFYGAQFTIVPTPKNELKTGTLHAMLTQLGLKSEEL